The Flavobacterium sp. HJ-32-4 genome contains a region encoding:
- a CDS encoding T9SS type A sorting domain-containing protein, producing MRNLCFLSIVFLMSISAKAQNIVFPDVALKNYLLSANAGNTIARGVNSYIDIDTNNDNEISVVEAQEVISLNLDNNFLSDFTGLQEFGNLTGLSIKSALLENLSLSNFPGLIYLGVRGTELKTVSLTNFPSLTNFVSQATYIHTLTFSGAPNVSTISMAYNFHTEGLPLLSLDLSSCPNLQQFLSANSDFGDLVFPNINTLKTIQLTESEVSSISWSGCNNLETLVTPVGAAVSADLTGLSLLQTLDLAGNNLQNVNLDQCPILRNLSLTGAFTSVDTSVLPLLESLKLVQVLNLTQLDLSQNENLKVLNIGQMGITDFTLTSCPLLTNLYISSCDLLTNIEVTNHENLYEVYLGNNPQLVSLNLSASPSLLRIRSTNGVLQSVNVSECPSLTQLNLANNQLTTIDVSSSPLLDELRVNGCPNLQSIFAKNGSIESTFTFGPSVQYICADEGQIAALQAVPANANIEINTYCTTVPAGTFYTMSGISRFDENANGCEEGDAIFTRFKIGITGPQLSGSIGAGAAGEYSSYCGSGNFTLTPVLENPSYFNVSPASIPVSFPSMSSPADISFCLTPNGIKHDLDVTVIPLNDGIPGMHARYRVLCRNLGNQTETGTVQFTYNPSLMEVADAGGGTANSGSLSFNFAEQSVSSTWWYDIDFVLNTPSDSPALNGGDILQMTATISTTNTDFVPADNTATLRQTLVNSFDPNDKTCLEGNIIAPSMAGKYVHYVIRFENTGTANAQNVVIKDVIDTTKFDVSSLIPLDGSHPFRTRVTSTNKVEFIFENIQLPFDDANNDGFVAFKIKTKPTLVVGNTFSNKAGIYFDYNLPIITNTATTTLQILESGDFDFDRYFTIWPNPTSDILHIEGTSDVRSAEVYDLTGRLVTSFLHTKEMDLTSLAAGTYLLRVHTEKGVAATRFVKQ from the coding sequence ATGAGAAACCTGTGTTTTTTATCGATTGTTTTTTTAATGTCGATTTCTGCGAAAGCGCAGAATATTGTATTCCCGGACGTAGCACTCAAGAATTATCTTTTGTCTGCCAATGCGGGAAATACAATCGCAAGGGGCGTTAACTCTTACATCGACATCGACACAAACAATGATAATGAAATTTCGGTTGTGGAAGCGCAGGAAGTTATTTCCTTGAATCTTGATAACAATTTTTTGTCCGATTTTACGGGATTGCAGGAGTTCGGTAACCTGACCGGACTTTCTATCAAATCCGCGTTATTGGAGAATTTAAGTTTATCTAATTTCCCTGGGCTGATATATCTTGGTGTTCGGGGTACCGAACTTAAGACAGTTTCATTAACGAACTTTCCATCTTTGACGAATTTTGTTTCGCAGGCAACTTACATTCATACCCTTACGTTTTCTGGGGCGCCTAACGTAAGTACCATTTCAATGGCGTATAATTTCCATACCGAAGGACTTCCTTTGCTGTCTCTGGATTTATCGTCCTGCCCGAATCTCCAGCAGTTCCTTTCGGCTAATTCCGATTTTGGCGATCTCGTTTTTCCAAACATAAATACACTTAAGACCATCCAATTGACGGAAAGTGAAGTGAGTTCGATTTCATGGTCAGGATGCAATAATTTGGAGACTCTTGTGACTCCGGTCGGTGCGGCTGTATCGGCGGATCTTACCGGGCTTAGCCTGTTACAGACACTAGATTTGGCAGGGAATAATCTACAGAATGTTAATCTCGATCAGTGCCCGATCCTTCGAAACTTGTCGTTGACCGGCGCGTTTACGTCGGTGGATACCTCGGTACTTCCCCTATTGGAATCGCTTAAGTTGGTCCAAGTGCTAAATCTGACTCAGTTGGATTTAAGCCAAAACGAGAATCTGAAAGTGCTGAACATTGGCCAGATGGGAATTACAGACTTCACACTGACTTCCTGCCCGTTATTGACGAATCTTTATATATCGAGTTGCGATTTATTGACGAATATAGAGGTAACGAACCACGAGAATCTTTACGAGGTATATCTGGGCAACAATCCGCAGCTCGTTTCATTGAATCTCTCGGCATCGCCTTCTCTATTGCGGATACGGTCGACTAATGGTGTGTTGCAAAGTGTCAATGTAAGTGAATGTCCGTCACTAACCCAGTTGAACTTAGCTAATAACCAGTTGACTACAATAGACGTTTCGTCATCGCCATTACTCGATGAACTGAGAGTAAATGGCTGCCCTAATTTACAGTCTATATTTGCAAAGAACGGTTCAATTGAATCAACTTTTACCTTTGGGCCGTCGGTGCAGTATATCTGCGCGGATGAAGGTCAGATTGCCGCGCTACAGGCAGTGCCAGCCAATGCTAATATCGAAATCAACACCTATTGTACGACGGTGCCGGCAGGAACGTTTTATACCATGTCAGGCATTTCAAGATTCGATGAGAACGCGAACGGATGCGAGGAAGGCGACGCCATTTTCACAAGGTTTAAAATCGGTATCACAGGTCCTCAATTATCAGGCTCCATAGGTGCGGGTGCCGCAGGTGAATATTCTTCCTATTGTGGTTCGGGAAACTTTACCCTTACACCCGTTCTTGAGAACCCTTCTTATTTCAATGTGTCGCCAGCATCAATTCCGGTGAGTTTTCCCAGTATGTCGTCGCCGGCCGATATCAGCTTTTGCCTTACGCCGAATGGAATAAAGCATGACTTGGATGTTACGGTCATACCCCTGAACGATGGTATCCCGGGAATGCATGCCCGTTACAGGGTTCTTTGTAGAAATCTCGGTAACCAGACAGAAACGGGTACGGTTCAGTTCACCTATAACCCATCCTTGATGGAGGTAGCAGATGCGGGGGGCGGCACTGCGAACTCAGGAAGTTTGAGTTTCAATTTCGCTGAACAATCAGTTAGCAGTACTTGGTGGTATGACATCGATTTTGTTTTAAATACGCCCTCCGATTCACCTGCATTAAATGGGGGTGACATCCTTCAGATGACCGCAACTATATCGACAACTAATACTGACTTCGTCCCGGCAGACAATACTGCAACACTACGCCAAACCCTGGTTAATTCCTTTGATCCTAACGATAAAACCTGCCTTGAAGGAAATATCATCGCTCCATCAATGGCGGGTAAATACGTGCATTACGTAATTCGATTTGAAAACACGGGGACGGCCAATGCGCAGAACGTAGTCATCAAAGACGTTATCGACACCACCAAATTCGATGTTTCGTCGTTAATTCCACTTGACGGTAGCCATCCCTTTAGAACACGTGTCACATCCACAAACAAAGTGGAGTTTATTTTCGAAAACATCCAACTTCCTTTTGATGACGCGAACAATGACGGCTTTGTTGCCTTCAAAATTAAGACCAAACCTACCCTCGTCGTCGGTAACACCTTCAGCAATAAAGCCGGTATTTACTTCGACTACAACCTGCCAATTATTACCAATACAGCTACAACCACGTTGCAGATTTTGGAATCCGGTGACTTCGATTTCGACCGTTACTTCACCATATGGCCCAATCCGACATCGGATATACTGCACATTGAAGGCACTTCCGACGTGCGGTCGGCTGAAGTATACGACCTGACCGGAAGGCTCGTAACGTCTTTCTTACATACCAAAGAAATGGACCTGACGTCGCTGGCTGCCGGAACCTACCTGTTACGTGTGCATACGGAAAAAGGCGTGGCGGCTACGCGTTTCGTCAAACAGTAA
- a CDS encoding fasciclin domain-containing protein, with translation MKPTYSFFATVCLSLFLATTTYAQKQNVLAGAAADQNTSEFAAKAREAGLAHLLSGKGSFTIFAPTNSHFNAGSAKGDALRSMVSYYIVPGKIDSAVLARDIEDGSGRAIYTSLEGGKLWAMKEGNRFVIKDEKGNTVTIKEADHYMSNGVIHQLDGVALQQ, from the coding sequence ATGAAACCTACCTATTCGTTTTTCGCTACCGTTTGCCTGTCGCTGTTCCTGGCGACTACTACCTATGCCCAGAAACAAAACGTGCTGGCGGGTGCCGCGGCGGATCAGAACACCTCCGAATTTGCCGCCAAGGCCCGTGAAGCAGGGCTTGCCCATTTGCTCTCCGGAAAAGGATCGTTTACCATTTTCGCCCCTACCAATAGCCATTTCAACGCCGGTTCCGCCAAAGGCGATGCGCTTCGATCGATGGTCAGCTATTATATAGTGCCCGGGAAAATCGACTCGGCTGTATTGGCCCGCGATATTGAAGACGGCTCCGGACGCGCCATTTATACCTCACTCGAAGGCGGCAAGCTTTGGGCGATGAAAGAAGGCAACCGCTTTGTCATCAAAGATGAAAAAGGCAATACGGTCACCATTAAAGAGGCCGATCATTATATGAGCAATGGCGTCATACACCAACTGGATGGTGTCGCCCTGCAGCAATAG
- a CDS encoding fasciclin domain-containing protein has translation MKMQKIISAFAVATVLFTAQMATAQNNPQVGGAPMYATKNIVENAVNSKDHTTLVAAVKAAGLVETLQSKGPFTVFAPTNAAFDKLPKGTVETLVKPENKATLTKVLTYHVLAGKYDSKAIAAAIKAGNGTAVFTTVEGGKLKAMMSGKNLVLVDEKGGRSIVTIADVYQSNGVIHVIDTVVMPN, from the coding sequence ATGAAAATGCAAAAAATCATTTCCGCTTTCGCTGTTGCGACCGTATTGTTCACTGCCCAGATGGCGACCGCGCAAAACAACCCACAGGTGGGCGGCGCACCGATGTATGCGACAAAGAACATCGTAGAAAACGCCGTCAACTCAAAAGACCATACTACGTTGGTGGCCGCGGTAAAAGCAGCCGGGTTGGTGGAAACGCTGCAGTCGAAAGGCCCGTTCACTGTTTTTGCCCCTACCAATGCGGCGTTCGATAAATTGCCAAAGGGAACCGTGGAAACACTGGTAAAGCCTGAAAACAAGGCGACGCTGACAAAAGTACTGACCTACCACGTGCTGGCAGGCAAGTATGACAGCAAAGCGATCGCCGCGGCGATCAAAGCGGGTAACGGAACCGCCGTATTCACCACAGTCGAAGGCGGGAAGCTGAAAGCCATGATGAGCGGTAAGAACCTGGTACTCGTAGACGAGAAAGGTGGCAGGTCAATCGTAACGATTGCCGATGTATACCAATCAAACGGCGTCATCCACGTAATCGACACCGTGGTAATGCCCAACTAA
- the pheT gene encoding phenylalanine--tRNA ligase subunit beta, which translates to MKISYNWIRQFIKIDNTSEETASLLTDLGLEVESVDRFQSVKGGLEGIVVGHVLTCEKHPNADRLKVTTVDLGDGAPVQIVCGAANVAAGQKVPVATIGTTLFDKEGKAFQIKKGKIRDMESHGMICAEDEIGLGDSHDGILVLDAKLKPGTPVAEVFQVENDEVFEIGLTPNRADAMSHMGVARDLRAGLLLRNIATEFKTPSVSAFRVDKRTLKIDVKVEDAKLAPRYCGVTLSGVTVKPSPAWLQNRLKAIGINPKNNIVDVTNYVLHELGQPLHAFDAARITGSKVVVKTLPAGTKFTTLDEVERELHADDLMICDEKGPMCFAGVLGGKNSGVTENTNSIFLESAYFNPVSVRKTAKRHAINTDASFRFERGIDPTITEYALKRAALLIKELAGGEVTSDIIDLYPKKIEDFPVVLNFAKAARIIGQELPKETIKKILVSLDIKVNSVSDAGLGLTIPAYRVDVQREIDVIEEILRVYGYNNIAFSKKLNATVANSPRTEDYKIQNIVAGVLNANGFHEMMANSLTTPEYTALSETLKPQFGVSMLNPLSGDLAAMRQSMLFSGLEAVAYNINRRNSDLKLFEFGKTYHKLPSGYEEPKHLTLFMSGDRQAENWTPSVPGGFFLFKGYVEAVIARLGLTGTRALPVESDVFAEGMALALGNEIIVEFGTVRKNLLKAFDIRQEVLYADFNWNAVLKNLGGKIRFTDIPKYPEVRRDFALLLDENVSFGTIYSLARQTEKSLLKEVRLFDVYEGKNLPAGKKSYAVSFILQDTTKTLTDTQIDKIMSKLQQQFESELGASLR; encoded by the coding sequence ATGAAAATTTCCTATAACTGGATTCGCCAATTCATCAAAATCGACAATACATCGGAAGAAACCGCTTCGTTGCTCACCGACCTTGGGCTTGAAGTAGAATCCGTTGATCGTTTCCAATCGGTGAAAGGGGGACTCGAAGGCATTGTAGTAGGACACGTGTTGACGTGCGAGAAGCATCCAAACGCCGACCGGCTTAAGGTCACGACGGTGGACTTGGGTGATGGCGCGCCTGTGCAAATTGTGTGCGGGGCGGCAAACGTGGCAGCCGGACAAAAAGTGCCGGTAGCGACGATTGGTACAACGTTGTTTGATAAAGAAGGAAAAGCGTTCCAGATCAAAAAAGGGAAGATACGCGATATGGAAAGCCACGGCATGATCTGCGCGGAAGACGAGATCGGCTTAGGCGACAGCCACGACGGAATCCTGGTGCTGGATGCGAAACTGAAGCCCGGAACGCCCGTGGCCGAGGTCTTCCAGGTAGAGAACGACGAAGTGTTCGAAATCGGACTTACCCCCAACCGTGCCGATGCGATGAGCCATATGGGCGTGGCCCGTGACCTTCGCGCCGGACTTCTTTTGCGGAACATCGCGACGGAGTTTAAAACGCCTTCGGTGAGTGCGTTCCGCGTAGACAAACGCACCCTGAAAATCGATGTAAAGGTAGAAGATGCCAAGCTGGCTCCGCGGTATTGCGGCGTGACGCTGTCGGGTGTGACGGTGAAGCCCTCCCCTGCCTGGTTGCAGAACCGTTTGAAAGCCATCGGTATCAACCCGAAAAACAATATCGTGGATGTGACGAACTACGTCCTACACGAACTGGGCCAGCCCCTTCACGCGTTCGACGCTGCCCGCATTACGGGAAGCAAGGTCGTGGTGAAAACGCTGCCTGCGGGCACTAAATTCACTACGCTTGACGAGGTCGAACGCGAATTGCATGCCGACGACCTGATGATCTGCGACGAAAAAGGCCCTATGTGCTTCGCCGGCGTATTGGGTGGCAAGAACTCGGGCGTAACCGAAAATACTAACTCCATTTTCCTGGAAAGCGCGTACTTCAACCCGGTATCGGTGCGGAAGACGGCCAAACGACATGCCATCAATACCGACGCCTCGTTCCGTTTTGAACGCGGTATCGATCCGACCATCACGGAGTATGCATTGAAACGCGCGGCCTTGCTGATCAAAGAATTGGCAGGTGGTGAAGTGACATCGGATATCATCGACCTGTATCCGAAGAAAATAGAGGACTTCCCTGTGGTGCTGAACTTCGCGAAAGCGGCTCGCATCATCGGGCAGGAACTTCCGAAGGAAACCATCAAGAAAATACTCGTCTCGCTTGATATCAAAGTGAACAGTGTATCGGATGCCGGACTCGGACTCACCATCCCGGCGTATCGGGTAGATGTGCAACGGGAAATCGACGTCATCGAGGAAATCCTTCGCGTGTATGGGTACAACAACATCGCGTTCTCGAAAAAATTGAATGCGACGGTAGCCAATTCACCCCGCACGGAAGATTATAAAATACAGAATATTGTAGCGGGTGTCTTGAACGCCAACGGTTTCCATGAGATGATGGCCAACTCGTTGACGACACCTGAGTATACCGCGCTGTCTGAAACCCTGAAACCGCAGTTTGGTGTTTCGATGCTGAATCCCCTGAGCGGCGATCTGGCGGCGATGCGACAATCGATGCTGTTTTCGGGCCTGGAGGCGGTAGCGTATAACATCAACCGCCGGAACAGCGACCTCAAGCTGTTTGAGTTCGGAAAAACGTATCACAAACTGCCGTCCGGTTATGAAGAGCCGAAACACCTTACTCTTTTTATGAGTGGTGACCGTCAGGCGGAAAACTGGACACCGTCCGTTCCCGGAGGTTTCTTCCTTTTCAAAGGGTATGTGGAAGCCGTAATAGCGCGTTTGGGCCTGACCGGTACGCGTGCACTTCCGGTTGAATCGGATGTTTTTGCGGAAGGAATGGCATTGGCGCTGGGCAACGAGATCATAGTGGAATTCGGGACCGTGAGGAAAAACCTGCTGAAGGCATTCGATATCCGTCAGGAAGTATTGTATGCCGATTTCAACTGGAACGCCGTATTGAAAAACCTGGGCGGCAAGATCCGGTTTACGGATATCCCCAAATACCCGGAAGTACGACGTGATTTCGCCCTCTTACTCGACGAAAACGTCAGTTTCGGAACCATCTATTCGTTGGCGCGTCAAACCGAAAAGTCGCTGTTGAAAGAAGTCCGCCTTTTTGACGTATACGAAGGCAAGAACCTTCCGGCGGGCAAGAAATCATATGCCGTGAGCTTCATCCTGCAGGATACGACCAAAACCCTGACCGATACGCAGATAGACAAGATCATGAGCAAGCTGCAGCAACAGTTCGAGAGTGAACTGGGTGCCAGTCTTCGCTAA
- a CDS encoding aldehyde dehydrogenase family protein, protein MSTIAQWPDFKPKYDNFINGKFTPPVKGGYFENVSPVNGKVFTSAARSTVEDVEMALDAAHAAFATWGKSSPAYRASLLNKIADRIEANLEYLAVVETIDNGKAVRETRAADLPLVIDHFRYFAAVIRTEEGSISEHDEHTVSICLNEPIGVVGQIIPWNFPLLMATWKIAPALAAGNCCIVKAAEQTPTSIMVMMELIGDILPPGVLNILTGFGLEAGKPLAQSPRIAKVSFTGETTTGRLILQYASENIIPATMELGGKSPNIFFPSVADADDAFFDKAVEGAVLFALNQGEVCTCPSRILVHESIYDVFMARVIERTKAIKTGHPLDGTVMMGAQASNDQYEKIRSYLQLGREEGAELLTGGDVNTIEGLEGGYYIQPTIFKGHNKMRIFQEEIFGPVVCVTTFKTVEEALEIANDTLYGLGAGVWTRDTHEMYQVPRAIKAGRVWVNNYHAYPAHAPFGGYKKSGFGRENHKMMLAHYQQTKNMLISYDKNKLGFF, encoded by the coding sequence ATGTCAACCATCGCACAATGGCCTGATTTCAAGCCGAAGTATGACAACTTTATCAACGGAAAATTTACGCCACCCGTAAAAGGCGGCTATTTTGAAAATGTCTCGCCTGTCAACGGAAAGGTCTTCACATCTGCAGCGCGATCGACCGTCGAGGATGTAGAAATGGCCCTCGACGCCGCACACGCCGCCTTTGCTACGTGGGGCAAATCGTCACCGGCCTATCGCGCTTCGCTCCTGAACAAAATCGCCGACCGCATCGAAGCGAACCTCGAATACCTCGCGGTAGTGGAAACGATTGACAACGGTAAAGCGGTGCGTGAAACCCGTGCAGCCGACCTGCCGTTGGTCATCGACCATTTCCGGTATTTTGCCGCTGTCATCCGCACCGAAGAAGGGTCCATTTCAGAACACGACGAGCATACGGTCAGCATCTGCCTGAACGAACCGATAGGCGTAGTCGGACAGATTATTCCGTGGAATTTCCCACTGCTCATGGCTACCTGGAAAATCGCGCCCGCCCTTGCCGCCGGTAACTGCTGTATCGTAAAAGCCGCTGAACAGACACCGACCTCCATCATGGTGATGATGGAACTGATCGGAGACATCCTGCCGCCCGGCGTGCTGAACATCCTGACCGGATTCGGCCTCGAAGCGGGTAAACCGTTGGCACAGTCACCCCGCATCGCGAAGGTCTCCTTTACGGGCGAAACCACTACCGGACGCCTCATCCTGCAATATGCGTCTGAAAATATCATCCCTGCTACCATGGAGCTAGGCGGAAAATCGCCCAACATCTTCTTTCCGTCCGTCGCCGATGCCGATGATGCTTTCTTTGATAAGGCGGTCGAAGGCGCGGTCCTTTTTGCCCTCAACCAGGGAGAAGTGTGTACGTGCCCGTCACGCATTCTCGTCCACGAGTCGATCTACGACGTTTTCATGGCCCGTGTCATCGAGCGTACGAAGGCAATCAAAACCGGTCATCCGCTTGACGGTACGGTCATGATGGGCGCACAGGCGTCGAACGACCAATACGAGAAAATCCGGTCATACCTGCAACTAGGCCGTGAGGAAGGTGCCGAGTTGTTGACGGGTGGTGATGTCAATACCATCGAAGGACTCGAGGGCGGGTATTACATCCAACCAACCATTTTCAAAGGACACAATAAGATGCGCATCTTCCAGGAAGAGATTTTCGGTCCGGTGGTATGTGTCACCACTTTCAAAACGGTGGAAGAGGCGCTTGAAATTGCCAACGACACGCTGTACGGACTCGGTGCCGGCGTCTGGACACGCGACACACATGAAATGTACCAGGTGCCACGCGCCATCAAAGCGGGTAGGGTATGGGTCAATAACTACCATGCCTATCCGGCGCACGCTCCGTTCGGCGGGTATAAAAAATCCGGTTTTGGACGCGAGAACCACAAGATGATGCTGGCGCACTACCAACAGACCAAAAACATGCTCATCTCATACGACAAAAACAAACTGGGCTTTTTCTAA
- a CDS encoding DUF779 domain-containing protein, which translates to MYNRIAITQRAAALVAVLQQQYGALMFHQSGGCCDGSQPMCFQAGEFRVGANDVCLGTIEGCEFWMSGDQFEYWQHTHLTMDVVEGRGSSFSLEIPMGFRFIVQSRLFTPSEAADLTPIRRGA; encoded by the coding sequence ATGTATAACAGGATTGCTATCACGCAACGCGCGGCTGCACTGGTGGCCGTCTTGCAACAACAGTACGGCGCACTCATGTTTCACCAAAGTGGTGGCTGCTGCGACGGATCACAACCCATGTGCTTCCAGGCCGGTGAATTCCGCGTCGGTGCAAACGATGTATGCCTGGGAACTATCGAGGGATGTGAATTCTGGATGAGCGGCGACCAGTTCGAATACTGGCAACACACCCACCTGACGATGGATGTAGTGGAAGGCCGTGGCTCCAGTTTTTCATTGGAAATACCGATGGGGTTTCGTTTCATCGTGCAGTCGCGGCTCTTTACGCCGTCCGAAGCCGCCGATCTTACGCCCATACGCCGCGGCGCCTAG
- a CDS encoding AraC family transcriptional regulator, translating into MKTLVENRTVYTLDACELNLFETYENSHLVPLRFSDFVVTSMLRGKKIMHLFDDPAFEYLPGETVVIPSNVEMKIDFPEAEFQNPTQCLALAIDQQKIDRTIELLNERYPKEGSSMWQLDHQNYFFYNNIELAATIGKLINECMSTSVAKDILADLTLQELLIRIIQTQTAKSLERDHLSDNHHPIAQVVEFIRSNIRESLTLKILSDRACMSASSFYRVFKRETGMSPIDFVLHEKIRHAKKLLRDPYLQVNEVGYMAGFDDPNYFIRLFKKQEGITPKQFQALNVG; encoded by the coding sequence TTGAAGACCCTCGTGGAGAACCGGACGGTCTATACGCTTGACGCCTGCGAACTCAACCTTTTTGAAACCTACGAGAACTCGCATCTGGTGCCGCTGCGTTTTTCCGATTTCGTGGTCACGAGCATGCTGCGCGGCAAGAAAATCATGCATCTTTTCGACGATCCGGCCTTTGAGTACCTCCCGGGTGAAACGGTGGTGATTCCGTCAAATGTGGAGATGAAGATTGATTTCCCGGAAGCGGAATTCCAGAACCCGACGCAGTGCCTGGCCCTGGCGATTGACCAACAGAAAATCGACCGGACGATCGAATTGCTGAACGAACGGTATCCGAAGGAAGGGAGTAGCATGTGGCAGCTTGACCACCAGAATTACTTTTTTTACAACAACATCGAGCTTGCCGCCACCATCGGGAAGCTGATCAATGAATGTATGAGTACGTCTGTGGCAAAAGACATCCTGGCCGATTTGACCTTACAGGAGCTGCTTATCCGTATCATACAAACCCAGACCGCGAAATCGCTTGAACGCGACCACTTGTCGGATAACCACCATCCGATAGCGCAGGTGGTGGAATTCATACGGTCCAACATCCGCGAAAGCCTGACATTGAAGATCCTCAGCGATCGGGCGTGTATGAGTGCCAGTTCGTTTTACCGGGTTTTCAAGCGGGAGACGGGTATGAGTCCCATCGACTTTGTCTTACACGAAAAAATCCGGCATGCGAAAAAACTCCTCCGCGACCCATACCTACAGGTGAACGAAGTGGGTTATATGGCCGGTTTTGACGACCCGAACTACTTCATCCGCTTATTCAAGAAGCAGGAAGGCATTACCCCGAAACAGTTCCAGGCGCTGAACGTGGGCTAG
- a CDS encoding bestrophin family protein: MLSYNTKDWFAFIIRFHKADTFRTLFPVMLGIGIYAALVGWLEVEYFQVGEKSYIRNVDKLHGILGFVISLLLVFRTNSAYDRWWEGRKLWGSLVNNSRNLALKLSAMLHDENDRAFFRKTIPAYATVLDVHLKDDKLSLQLFDDVILPESGHQPNHLAALMFARLNSLYQQKVLTGDQLIILNAEMQSFSEICGACERIKNTPIPYSYSAFIKKFIFFYVMTLPFGYAFSLGYFVAPIVVFIFYVLASLELIAEEIEDPFGVDENDLPTARIAENIRKHVAEVL, encoded by the coding sequence TTGCTTTCGTACAACACAAAAGACTGGTTCGCTTTTATCATCCGCTTTCACAAAGCCGACACCTTCCGCACCCTGTTCCCAGTGATGTTGGGTATTGGCATTTATGCCGCGTTGGTCGGATGGCTGGAGGTCGAATACTTCCAGGTTGGGGAAAAAAGCTATATCCGGAATGTAGACAAACTGCACGGTATCTTAGGATTCGTGATTTCCCTTTTATTGGTATTCCGCACCAACAGTGCCTATGACCGTTGGTGGGAAGGACGCAAACTGTGGGGTAGTCTCGTCAACAACAGCCGGAACCTGGCGCTGAAGCTATCGGCGATGCTGCATGACGAAAACGACCGGGCGTTCTTCCGGAAGACCATTCCGGCCTATGCGACCGTACTCGATGTACATTTAAAAGACGACAAGTTATCACTGCAACTGTTCGACGACGTCATACTTCCGGAAAGCGGCCACCAACCCAACCATCTGGCGGCCCTTATGTTTGCGCGGCTCAACAGTCTGTACCAGCAAAAAGTCCTCACGGGCGACCAACTCATTATATTGAACGCGGAAATGCAGTCGTTTAGCGAGATTTGCGGTGCCTGCGAGCGCATCAAAAACACGCCCATCCCCTACTCGTACAGTGCGTTCATCAAGAAGTTCATTTTCTTTTATGTAATGACACTGCCTTTTGGCTACGCCTTTTCATTGGGCTATTTCGTCGCCCCTATCGTCGTGTTCATTTTCTATGTACTGGCCTCTCTGGAACTGATTGCGGAAGAAATCGAAGATCCATTCGGCGTCGACGAAAACGACCTGCCGACAGCCCGTATCGCGGAGAACATTCGAAAACATGTAGCGGAAGTCCTCTGA